From a region of the Alphaproteobacteria bacterium genome:
- the nuoE gene encoding NADH-quinone oxidoreductase subunit NuoE, with product MSAPANINAKQPKTFAFTPENLEKAKWFIAKYPKNREASAVIPLLQLAQAQHDNWLPVAAMDVVAEMLEMPPVRVYEVASFYTMFNRAPVGKFLLQVCTTTPCWLRGSDDIKHVCKSKLGITDGETSKDGMFSMMEVECLGACVNAPMVQINDDYYEDLTGESFAQICDDLAAGKKPSIGSQTGRQGSHPANINQNGAKKA from the coding sequence ATGAGCGCGCCAGCCAACATCAACGCCAAGCAACCTAAAACCTTTGCTTTCACGCCGGAAAATCTGGAAAAGGCCAAATGGTTTATTGCCAAGTATCCAAAGAACCGTGAAGCAAGTGCGGTAATACCTTTATTGCAGCTTGCGCAAGCGCAGCACGATAACTGGCTGCCTGTTGCGGCGATGGATGTTGTCGCCGAAATGCTGGAAATGCCGCCCGTGCGCGTTTATGAAGTTGCCAGTTTTTATACGATGTTCAACCGCGCGCCTGTTGGCAAATTTCTGTTGCAAGTGTGCACAACAACCCCATGCTGGCTGCGTGGCAGTGATGATATTAAGCACGTATGCAAATCCAAACTGGGCATCACAGACGGCGAAACATCCAAAGACGGCATGTTCAGCATGATGGAAGTCGAATGCCTTGGCGCATGCGTGAATGCGCCGATGGTACAAATTAATGATGATTATTATGAAGATTTAACCGGCGAAAGCTTCGCGCAGATTTGTGATGATCTGGCGGCTGGCAAGAAACCATCCATCGGCTCGCAAACCGGACGGCAAGGAAGCCATCCGGCCAATATAAATCAAAACGGGGCAAAGAAGGCGTAA
- the nuoK gene encoding NADH-quinone oxidoreductase subunit NuoK produces the protein MPITIHHFLAVAAILFTIGVFGIFLNRKNIIVILMSIELILLSVNINFVAFGAQLGDLTGQVFTLFVLTVAAAEAAIGLAILVVYFRNRNTIAVDDINMMKG, from the coding sequence ATGCCCATTACCATTCATCACTTTCTGGCCGTTGCCGCCATTTTATTCACCATCGGTGTGTTCGGGATTTTCCTGAACCGCAAGAACATCATCGTCATTCTTATGTCGATTGAACTTATCTTGCTGTCGGTCAACATCAACTTTGTCGCTTTTGGCGCGCAGCTGGGTGATTTGACGGGGCAGGTGTTCACCTTATTCGTGCTGACTGTTGCGGCTGCTGAAGCTGCCATTGGCCTTGCCATTCTTGTGGTCTATTTCCGCAATCGCAACACGATTGCGGTTGACGATATCAATATGATGAAGGGCTAA
- the nuoG gene encoding NADH-quinone oxidoreductase subunit NuoG — protein sequence MPKLKINDIELEVAPGTSVLQACEQLGIEVPRFCYHDKLSVPANCRMCLVEVEKTPKPQASCALPCGEGMVVKTNTPVVLRARKNVMEMLLINHPLDCPICDQGGECDLQDQAVAYGFDRGRYAEAKRAVKDKELGPLVKTVMTRCIHCTRCVRFADEIAGTPVLGGFGRSEHLEIGTYIEKAVSSELSGNLVDVCPVGALTNKPYAFEARPWELSKTETIDVLDAVGSNIRVDTRGQEVMRILPRLHEDVNEEWINDKTRYACDGLKRQRLDTPYVRGVDGKLKPANWGEAFAAIARQLKGLPGEGIAAIAGDLADAEAMFALKQLMQQLKSPNIDCRQDGAQYDVSQRAGYTFNSKISGIEQADVILLVGTNPRVEASLINARIRKRWLRGGLKVGVIGEQADLTYPTKYLGANPLVLDEILQGRNAFSELLKNAKNPMIIVGAGALARKDGLFIQYRARKIAETYNMVREGWNGFNILQTVASRVAGLDMGFVPAAGGMATNDIITAAGQGRIGLLYLLGADEIDMGKLGNTFVVYQGHHGDAGASRADVILPGAAYTEKSALYMNTEGRLQSTRRATFPPGQAKEDWQIIRALSEVLGQALPYDTLPQIRQKMVQAHALFARLDHVEPAPWNNFARDGVLESAPLRSSITNFYQTDVISRASPTMAQCVEAFLKPVAEAAE from the coding sequence ATGCCCAAACTTAAAATCAACGACATCGAATTGGAAGTGGCGCCGGGAACCTCGGTACTGCAAGCATGCGAACAGCTTGGCATCGAAGTGCCGCGGTTTTGCTACCACGATAAGCTTTCTGTTCCTGCGAATTGCCGCATGTGCTTGGTGGAAGTTGAAAAGACACCAAAGCCACAGGCCAGCTGCGCATTACCATGCGGCGAAGGCATGGTGGTAAAAACCAATACGCCCGTTGTTTTGCGCGCGCGCAAAAACGTCATGGAAATGTTGCTCATCAACCATCCGCTGGATTGCCCCATTTGCGATCAAGGCGGGGAGTGCGATTTGCAAGACCAAGCCGTTGCTTATGGCTTTGACCGTGGCCGTTATGCCGAAGCAAAACGCGCGGTGAAAGATAAAGAATTAGGCCCGCTTGTTAAAACGGTGATGACCCGCTGCATTCACTGCACGCGGTGTGTTCGCTTTGCCGATGAAATTGCGGGTACGCCTGTACTGGGTGGGTTTGGCCGCAGCGAACATTTGGAAATCGGCACCTATATTGAAAAAGCGGTTTCCAGCGAATTATCTGGCAATCTGGTTGACGTGTGCCCCGTTGGTGCATTGACCAATAAGCCTTACGCATTCGAAGCACGCCCGTGGGAACTTTCAAAAACCGAAACCATCGACGTGCTCGATGCCGTTGGCTCTAACATCCGCGTTGATACGCGCGGGCAGGAAGTCATGCGTATTTTGCCCCGTTTGCATGAAGATGTGAACGAAGAATGGATTAATGATAAGACGCGCTATGCATGTGATGGCCTCAAGCGTCAGCGTCTTGATACACCTTATGTGCGCGGCGTTGATGGTAAGTTGAAGCCTGCCAATTGGGGCGAAGCATTTGCCGCGATTGCACGTCAGTTAAAGGGATTGCCGGGTGAAGGCATCGCTGCCATTGCCGGCGATTTGGCAGATGCGGAGGCGATGTTTGCGCTCAAGCAATTGATGCAGCAGCTTAAGTCCCCCAACATCGATTGCCGTCAGGATGGCGCGCAATACGATGTATCGCAGCGCGCGGGCTATACCTTCAATTCCAAAATCTCCGGCATTGAACAGGCCGATGTGATTTTGTTGGTGGGCACCAATCCGCGCGTTGAAGCATCGCTTATCAACGCACGTATCCGCAAGCGCTGGCTGCGCGGTGGTTTAAAGGTGGGCGTGATTGGCGAGCAAGCCGATTTAACCTACCCAACCAAATATTTGGGTGCGAACCCTTTGGTATTGGACGAAATTCTCCAAGGCCGCAATGCATTCTCTGAGTTGCTGAAGAATGCAAAAAATCCGATGATTATTGTTGGGGCAGGGGCGCTGGCGCGTAAGGATGGCTTGTTCATCCAATACCGTGCACGCAAAATTGCCGAAACCTATAATATGGTTCGCGAGGGATGGAACGGGTTTAACATTCTTCAAACTGTTGCATCGCGCGTGGCTGGTTTGGATATGGGCTTTGTTCCCGCTGCTGGCGGCATGGCAACGAATGATATTATCACCGCCGCAGGGCAGGGCAGAATTGGTTTGCTGTATTTATTGGGCGCGGACGAAATCGATATGGGCAAATTGGGTAACACCTTTGTGGTGTATCAAGGCCATCATGGCGATGCCGGTGCAAGCCGCGCAGATGTGATTTTACCAGGCGCGGCCTATACTGAAAAGAGCGCGCTTTACATGAATACCGAAGGCCGTTTGCAATCCACGCGCCGCGCAACTTTCCCGCCGGGTCAAGCGAAGGAAGATTGGCAAATCATCCGCGCATTGTCGGAAGTGTTGGGCCAAGCCTTGCCATACGATACGCTTCCACAAATCCGCCAAAAAATGGTTCAAGCGCATGCGCTGTTCGCACGGCTAGACCATGTGGAGCCCGCGCCGTGGAATAATTTTGCACGTGATGGCGTTTTGGAATCCGCGCCGCTCCGTTCATCCATCACCAATTTCTATCAAACCGATGTGATTAGCCGCGCATCACCTACCATGGCGCAATGTGTAGAGGCGTTCCTTAAGCCAGTTGCGGAGGCTGCGGAATGA
- a CDS encoding NADH-quinone oxidoreductase subunit A yields the protein MSSELIQTYFPVFVFLLLAIGMSGVMIGLSFLLAKQKPDAEKLSPYECGFDPFSDARHKFDVRFYLVSILFIIFDLEIAFLFPWAVSLGAIGMFGFWSMMVFLGVLTIGFIYEWRKGALEWE from the coding sequence ATGTCTTCTGAACTTATCCAAACCTACTTTCCCGTATTTGTGTTCCTGTTATTAGCTATCGGCATGTCCGGGGTCATGATTGGCCTCTCGTTCTTGCTGGCGAAGCAAAAACCGGATGCCGAAAAACTTTCACCCTATGAATGTGGCTTTGACCCGTTCAGCGATGCGCGTCACAAATTCGATGTCCGCTTTTATCTGGTTTCCATTCTTTTCATCATTTTTGATTTGGAAATTGCGTTTTTATTCCCATGGGCGGTTTCGCTAGGCGCAATTGGCATGTTCGGCTTCTGGTCGATGATGGTGTTTTTGGGCGTATTAACAATTGGCTTTATTTATGAATGGCGCAAGGGTGCGCTGGAGTGGGAATGA
- a CDS encoding HU family DNA-binding protein yields MNKSEFVAAVADASSLSKADAERAVDAFINTVSNQLKTGGEVRLVGFGTFEVRSRGASEGRNPRTGETIKIKASKLPRFKAGKALKDEVNGIETKK; encoded by the coding sequence ATGAATAAGAGTGAATTTGTTGCCGCCGTTGCCGATGCTTCCAGCCTTTCCAAGGCTGATGCGGAACGCGCAGTAGATGCGTTTATCAATACGGTTTCAAACCAATTGAAAACCGGCGGCGAAGTGCGTCTGGTTGGCTTTGGCACATTCGAAGTGCGCAGCCGCGGCGCATCCGAAGGTCGTAACCCGCGCACAGGCGAAACCATCAAAATCAAGGCCAGCAAGCTGCCACGCTTCAAGGCAGGCAAGGCATTGAAGGATGAAGTCAACGGAATTGAAACAAAGAAGTAG
- a CDS encoding NADH-quinone oxidoreductase subunit B family protein, which translates to MKNPQELTAGINNVVQEKGFLLTKLDDLLNWARTGSMWPMTFGLACCGVEMIHAYMSRYDLDRFGMMPRPSPRQSDVMIVAGTLTNKMAPALRKVYDQMAEPRWVISMGSCANGGGYYHYSYSVVRGCDRIVPVDIFVPGCPPTAEALLYGIMQLHRKIRQGNRVISRAS; encoded by the coding sequence ATGAAAAACCCGCAGGAGTTAACCGCCGGCATCAATAATGTGGTGCAGGAAAAAGGCTTTCTGCTGACCAAGCTGGATGACTTGCTCAATTGGGCTCGTACGGGCTCCATGTGGCCCATGACATTTGGGTTGGCGTGCTGCGGCGTTGAAATGATCCATGCCTATATGTCCCGCTACGATTTAGACCGGTTTGGGATGATGCCGCGCCCATCGCCGCGTCAATCGGATGTGATGATTGTTGCAGGAACGCTTACCAATAAAATGGCGCCCGCGCTGCGCAAGGTTTATGACCAAATGGCCGAACCACGCTGGGTCATTTCCATGGGCAGCTGCGCGAATGGCGGCGGCTATTACCATTATTCCTATTCGGTGGTGCGCGGGTGTGACCGCATCGTTCCCGTTGATATTTTTGTGCCCGGTTGCCCGCCAACTGCAGAGGCATTGCTTTACGGCATTATGCAATTGCACCGTAAAATCCGCCAGGGTAACCGTGTGATAAGCAGGGCATCATGA
- a CDS encoding NADH-quinone oxidoreductase subunit C — MSLEQLTVLQTQITELLGDRQKSSEFIYGELVITIPRDAVVSVLMSLRDKLGFESIMDVTAVDYPERPERFELVYNFISLTRNLRLRVKLSTDEQQPVPSVVSVYPAANWYEREVYDLYGVLFSSHPDLRRIMTDYGFEGHPLRKDFPLTGYVEVRYDDAQKRVIYEPVKLTQDFRNFDALSPWEGMTNVQLPGDEKAANPIKLMKKA; from the coding sequence ATGAGTTTGGAACAGTTAACTGTATTGCAAACACAAATCACCGAATTGTTGGGTGATCGCCAAAAATCATCCGAGTTCATCTACGGTGAACTGGTTATCACTATTCCGCGTGATGCTGTTGTATCGGTGCTTATGTCGTTGCGTGACAAGCTTGGCTTTGAAAGCATTATGGATGTAACGGCGGTGGATTATCCCGAACGCCCTGAGCGTTTTGAGCTGGTATATAATTTTATCAGCCTGACCCGTAACCTGCGCCTGCGCGTGAAACTGTCAACGGATGAACAGCAACCCGTGCCATCGGTTGTGTCAGTTTACCCGGCTGCAAACTGGTATGAGCGCGAAGTCTATGATTTATACGGCGTGCTGTTTTCCAGTCATCCTGATTTACGACGCATCATGACCGATTACGGTTTTGAAGGTCACCCGCTGCGTAAAGATTTCCCGCTGACCGGTTATGTGGAAGTGCGATATGACGATGCACAAAAGCGCGTGATTTATGAACCCGTGAAACTCACACAGGATTTCCGCAATTTCGATGCGCTCAGCCCATGGGAAGGCATGACCAATGTTCAGCTGCCCGGCGATGAAAAAGCAGCAAACCCCATTAAGCTGATGAAGAAGGCATAG
- a CDS encoding NADH-quinone oxidoreductase subunit D, which yields MSQEVQIKPFTINFGPQHPAAHGVLRLILEMDGEIVERADPHIGLLHRGTEKLIEHKTYLQAIPYFDRLDYVSPMNQEHAFALAVEKLLKITPPIRAQYIRVMFSEITRILNHLLNITTFAIDVGAITPSLWAFEEREKLMEFYERVSGARMHSNYFRPGGVHQDLPKGLAEDIWEYTENFPRFMQDIENLLNENPIFKQRTVDIGIVSKEQALAWGFTGPMLRASNVAWDLRKSQPYDVYDKMEFDIPVGLTGDCYARYLVRMEEMRQSNSIIRQCLKQMPQGPIKVDDRKIAPPPRAEMKSSMEALIHHFKLYTEGYHVPAGETYTAVEAPKGEFAVYLVSDGSNKPYRCKIRAPGFPHLQGTDFMCKGHMLADAVAIVGSMDIVFGEIDR from the coding sequence ATGAGTCAGGAAGTTCAAATCAAACCATTCACAATCAATTTCGGGCCGCAGCATCCGGCAGCGCATGGTGTATTGCGTCTGATTTTGGAAATGGATGGCGAAATTGTTGAACGCGCCGACCCGCATATTGGGTTGCTGCACCGTGGCACAGAAAAGTTGATTGAACATAAAACGTATTTACAGGCCATTCCGTATTTTGACCGCCTTGATTACGTAAGCCCGATGAACCAAGAGCATGCGTTTGCATTGGCGGTTGAAAAGCTTTTGAAAATCACGCCGCCGATCCGCGCGCAATACATCCGCGTGATGTTCTCGGAAATTACCCGCATTCTGAACCACTTGCTCAACATCACCACCTTTGCGATTGACGTAGGCGCGATTACACCATCCCTTTGGGCATTCGAAGAACGCGAAAAGTTGATGGAATTCTATGAACGCGTTTCGGGCGCCCGCATGCACTCGAATTATTTCCGTCCGGGCGGTGTGCATCAGGATTTGCCAAAGGGTTTGGCGGAAGACATTTGGGAATACACCGAAAACTTCCCGCGATTCATGCAAGACATCGAAAACTTGCTCAATGAAAACCCGATTTTCAAGCAGCGCACGGTGGATATCGGCATTGTTTCAAAAGAACAGGCATTGGCGTGGGGCTTTACGGGGCCAATGCTGCGCGCATCGAATGTGGCGTGGGATTTGCGTAAATCGCAACCTTATGATGTGTACGATAAAATGGAATTCGATATTCCGGTGGGGTTAACGGGTGATTGTTATGCGCGTTATCTGGTGCGCATGGAAGAAATGCGCCAGTCCAATAGCATCATCCGGCAGTGTTTAAAACAAATGCCGCAAGGTCCGATTAAGGTGGATGACCGCAAAATCGCGCCGCCGCCGCGCGCGGAAATGAAATCATCGATGGAAGCGCTTATCCATCACTTTAAATTATATACCGAAGGTTATCACGTGCCAGCGGGCGAAACCTATACAGCCGTTGAAGCCCCAAAAGGTGAATTCGCCGTGTATCTGGTTTCCGATGGTTCGAATAAACCCTATCGCTGCAAAATTCGCGCACCGGGATTCCCGCATTTGCAAGGCACCGATTTCATGTGCAAAGGCCACATGCTGGCCGATGCGGTGGCGATTGTAGGCAGCATGGACATTGTATTCGGAGAAATTGACCGATGA
- the nuoI gene encoding NADH-quinone oxidoreductase subunit NuoI: protein MSIFHSVKRFLLWDIIKGMALTFSYMFRRRVTINYPFEKGPIGPRFRGEHALRRYPNGEERCIACKLCEAICPAQAITIEAEPREDGSRRTTRYDIDMIKCIYCGLCQEACPVDAIVEGPNFEYATLTREELYYNKEKLLANGDRWEPEIAANMTKDAPYR from the coding sequence ATGAGCATATTTCATTCCGTAAAACGCTTTTTGTTGTGGGATATTATCAAGGGAATGGCGTTGACCTTCTCGTATATGTTCCGCCGCCGTGTGACGATTAACTATCCGTTTGAAAAAGGGCCGATTGGTCCACGCTTTCGCGGTGAACACGCACTTCGCCGCTACCCAAACGGCGAAGAACGCTGCATTGCCTGCAAGCTGTGTGAAGCGATTTGCCCTGCGCAAGCAATTACCATCGAAGCAGAACCACGCGAAGATGGTAGCCGGCGTACCACGCGCTACGACATCGATATGATTAAGTGCATCTATTGCGGCCTATGCCAGGAAGCATGCCCCGTTGACGCCATTGTGGAAGGCCCGAATTTTGAGTACGCGACGCTGACGCGCGAAGAACTTTACTACAACAAGGAAAAATTATTGGCGAACGGGGACCGCTGGGAACCCGAAATTGCAGCCAATATGACCAAAGATGCCCCTTATAGGTAA
- the nuoH gene encoding NADH-quinone oxidoreductase subunit NuoH yields the protein MNELLEAFNAFIQTPIGAIIWLVVRIFAIMVPVLLGVAYLIYAERKVLAAMQLRMGPNVVGPFGLFQPFADALKLMGKETIIPSGANRFIFIAAPMLTFFLSLVSWAVIPFSDKLVLANVNVGVLYLFAVSSLAVYGIIMAGWASNSKYAFLGGLRSAAQMVSYEVSIGLVIINVLLLAGSLNLSDIVRGQTNMWYAIPLFPMFIVFFISGLAETNRAPFDLPEGESELVGGFNVEYSSMSFALFFLGEYANMILMSGMTVILFLGGWLAPFNWQCPIEFLEPLWGIFWFTSKICFMLFMFLWVRATLPRYRYDQLMRLGWKVFLPFSLIYVIGVAGYLVSTGNFPKVGV from the coding sequence ATGAACGAATTATTAGAAGCCTTTAACGCATTCATCCAAACGCCAATTGGCGCCATCATCTGGCTGGTTGTGCGTATTTTTGCAATTATGGTTCCAGTGCTTTTGGGCGTTGCTTATCTGATTTACGCAGAACGCAAGGTTCTGGCGGCGATGCAATTGCGCATGGGCCCTAATGTGGTTGGGCCGTTCGGTCTGTTCCAGCCCTTTGCGGATGCGCTGAAATTGATGGGCAAAGAAACCATTATCCCCAGCGGTGCAAACCGTTTCATTTTCATCGCTGCGCCAATGCTGACCTTCTTCCTCTCGCTGGTATCATGGGCGGTTATTCCGTTCAGCGATAAATTGGTGCTGGCGAATGTGAATGTGGGTGTTTTGTACCTGTTTGCGGTGTCATCGCTTGCGGTCTATGGCATCATCATGGCGGGTTGGGCATCCAATTCAAAATACGCATTCCTTGGTGGTCTTCGCTCGGCTGCGCAGATGGTTTCATATGAAGTATCCATCGGTCTTGTGATTATCAATGTGTTGCTGTTGGCCGGTTCATTGAATTTGTCTGACATTGTGCGCGGGCAAACCAATATGTGGTACGCGATACCGCTATTCCCGATGTTTATCGTATTCTTTATTTCAGGACTTGCGGAAACCAACCGCGCACCCTTCGATTTACCGGAAGGTGAATCTGAACTGGTTGGCGGGTTCAACGTCGAATACTCCTCCATGTCCTTTGCGCTGTTTTTCCTTGGCGAATACGCGAATATGATTTTGATGAGCGGCATGACCGTCATCCTGTTCCTTGGCGGCTGGCTGGCGCCGTTTAACTGGCAATGTCCGATTGAATTCCTTGAACCATTATGGGGTATTTTCTGGTTCACCAGCAAAATCTGCTTCATGCTGTTTATGTTCCTTTGGGTCCGCGCAACGCTGCCGCGCTACCGCTATGATCAATTGATGCGTTTGGGCTGGAAAGTGTTCCTGCCGTTCTCATTGATTTACGTAATTGGCGTTGCGGGCTATCTGGTTTCGACGGGAAATTTCCCGAAAGTTGGGGTTTAA
- a CDS encoding NADH-quinone oxidoreductase subunit J, producing the protein MNAELIPTFLFYLFAGVLVLSAMMVIASRNPVHSVLFLILAFFNAAGLFLLLGAEFAAFILVIVYVGAVAVLFLFVVMMLDIDFEALRKGAWKSLPVGILVGLVLVSQMVMTAINWQSLPTAGSSILSPAAKHAAATNTQAIGQILYTDYVYPFQIAGLILLVAMIGAIVLTLRDRGGVLRQNINSQITRKRSDAVEIRKVQKGAGIS; encoded by the coding sequence ATGAACGCTGAACTTATTCCTACTTTTTTATTTTATCTGTTTGCTGGTGTGCTGGTGCTATCAGCCATGATGGTGATTGCATCACGCAACCCTGTGCATTCGGTTCTATTCCTTATCCTTGCATTCTTTAATGCGGCGGGGCTGTTCTTGCTGCTGGGCGCGGAATTTGCGGCCTTCATTTTGGTGATTGTGTATGTGGGCGCGGTCGCCGTGCTGTTCCTGTTCGTTGTGATGATGCTGGATATCGATTTCGAAGCCTTGCGCAAAGGCGCATGGAAATCACTCCCTGTCGGCATTCTGGTTGGTCTTGTGCTGGTATCGCAAATGGTGATGACCGCGATAAATTGGCAGAGCCTGCCAACGGCTGGCTCTAGTATTCTCTCTCCTGCTGCCAAACACGCTGCTGCAACAAATACGCAGGCGATTGGTCAGATTTTATATACCGATTATGTCTATCCGTTCCAGATTGCGGGCCTGATTTTGCTGGTAGCCATGATCGGCGCGATTGTGCTTACGCTGCGTGATCGCGGCGGCGTATTGCGCCAGAACATCAATAGCCAGATTACCCGCAAGCGCAGCGATGCCGTTGAAATCCGCAAAGTTCAGAAAGGCGCAGGCATATCATGA
- the nuoF gene encoding NADH-quinone oxidoreductase subunit NuoF — protein sequence MLAEKDKVFTNLYGFEDWKLAGARSRGVWSNTKELLAMGQAKIIDEVKNSGLRGRGGAGFSTGMKWSFMPKPSDRPHYLVVNADESEPGTCKDRDIIRFDPHRLLEGIVCGAFAINAHASYIYIRGEFVNEAKNLQIAIEEAYAAGLIGKNACGSGWDIDIYLHRGAGAYICGEESALLESLEGKKGQPRNKPPFPANAGLYASPTTVNNVETIAVVPEILRRGAAWFAGMGREKNSGNKVYCISGHVNQPCNVEEVMSIPMRELIDKYAGGVRGGWDNLLAVIPGGSSTPLLPKEICNTVLMDFDSLKAVQSGLGTAGLIVMDKSTDLIYAIARLSRFYMHESCGQCTPCREGTGWMYRVMQRMVKGNARLEEIDMLIDVTREIEGHTICAHGDAAGWPIQGLIRHFRPLVEQRILDYRKQAA from the coding sequence ATGCTCGCAGAAAAAGACAAGGTTTTTACAAATCTGTACGGCTTCGAAGACTGGAAGCTGGCTGGCGCCCGCAGTCGCGGCGTGTGGTCAAACACCAAAGAATTATTGGCGATGGGCCAAGCCAAGATTATAGATGAAGTTAAAAATTCTGGTTTGCGTGGCAGAGGTGGCGCAGGTTTTTCGACGGGCATGAAGTGGAGCTTTATGCCCAAACCATCGGATCGCCCACATTATCTGGTGGTCAATGCCGATGAATCCGAACCCGGCACATGCAAAGACCGCGACATCATCCGTTTTGACCCGCACCGTTTGCTAGAAGGCATTGTCTGTGGTGCATTCGCGATTAATGCGCATGCTTCCTATATCTATATTCGCGGCGAGTTTGTGAATGAAGCCAAGAACTTGCAAATCGCAATTGAAGAAGCATATGCCGCTGGCTTAATCGGCAAGAACGCATGCGGCAGCGGTTGGGATATCGATATTTATCTACATCGCGGCGCTGGCGCATATATTTGCGGTGAAGAAAGCGCGCTGCTGGAAAGTTTGGAAGGCAAAAAAGGCCAACCACGCAACAAGCCGCCATTTCCAGCCAATGCCGGTTTATACGCATCACCCACAACCGTGAACAATGTTGAAACCATCGCTGTGGTTCCTGAAATTCTGCGCCGCGGGGCTGCTTGGTTTGCAGGCATGGGCCGTGAAAAGAATTCCGGCAACAAGGTGTATTGCATTTCAGGGCACGTGAACCAGCCATGCAATGTCGAAGAGGTGATGAGCATCCCCATGCGGGAGCTGATTGATAAATACGCGGGCGGCGTGCGTGGCGGGTGGGATAATTTGCTGGCGGTCATTCCCGGTGGTTCATCAACCCCCTTATTGCCAAAGGAAATCTGCAATACCGTATTGATGGATTTTGACAGCTTGAAGGCTGTGCAATCGGGTTTAGGTACCGCGGGTCTTATCGTCATGGATAAATCGACCGATTTGATTTATGCCATCGCGCGTTTATCGCGTTTCTATATGCATGAAAGCTGCGGTCAATGTACGCCATGCCGTGAAGGCACGGGTTGGATGTACCGCGTGATGCAACGCATGGTGAAAGGCAATGCACGATTAGAAGAAATCGACATGCTGATTGATGTCACCCGTGAAATTGAAGGCCACACCATTTGCGCCCATGGCGATGCTGCGGGTTGGCCAATCCAAGGTTTAATCCGTCATTTCCGCCCATTGGTGGAACAACGCATTCTCGATTACCGAAAGCAGGCTGCGTAG